The following are encoded in a window of Salmo trutta chromosome 9, fSalTru1.1, whole genome shotgun sequence genomic DNA:
- the neff1 gene encoding low molecular weight neuronal intermediate filament, protein MSYSGDVYSSSSYRKIFGDAPRNSGRMTVGSSPSRLSSGFRSSSAHRNYGSPSMLSSSGYRKVGAGRNFHSSMSDSMDLNQSTAVTNEMKIIRTNEKEQLQGLNDRFVSFIEKVHNLEQQNKVLEAEVTMLRQRHTEPSRLHDLYEQEIRELRARVEELTHEKSQMHLDCVQMNETLDRVKQKLDEETRLREEAEGTLISYRKDVDDATMSRLELEKKVESLLDEIAFLRKVHEEELQELQASLQATQVSVEMDMREGKPDLAVALKDIRAQYEVLSAKNQNQAEEWYRSKFASVNEAAARNQDQVKHSREELNEYRRQVQARTLEIEALRGHNEALERQMAEMEDRHSNEMGEMQETIQQLESALRSTKGEMSRHLREYQDLLNVKMALDIEIAAYRKLLEGEECRLSTVGGNILQSGYSGYSYSSGRSYALGSSAPYRMRGAKPEEPEEEEDEEEKEEEENEEEGEEGEEGEEGDENAEENGNGDEEEEEEEEEEDQKKKDEKNGKDEKDEKKGEKGSAPSKSTKS, encoded by the exons ATGAGCTACTCCGGCGATGTCTACTCCAGCAGTTCCTATCGGAAGATCTTCGGGGATGCGCCCCGGAACTCCGGCCGCATGACCGTAGGCAGCAGCCCCTCTCGCCTATCCAGCGGATTCCGCTCCAGCAGCGCACACCGCAACTATGGCTCCCCATCCATGCTCTCATCCTCCGGCTACCGCAAGGTGGGCGCCGGGCGCAACTTCCACTCCTCCATGTCCGACTCTATGGACCTGAACCAGTCCACGGCCGTCACCAACGAGATGAAAATCATCCGCACAAACGAGAAGGAGCAGCTCCAGGGCTTGAACGACCGCTTCGTCTCCTTCATCGAGAAGGTCCACAACTTGGAACAGCAGAACAAGGTGCTGGAAGCCGAGGTGACCATGCTGCGCCAGCGCCACACCGAGCCCTCCCGACTGCACGACCTGTACGAGCAAGAGATCCGCGAGCTGAGGGCGCGCGTCGAGGAACTGACGCACGAGAAGAGCCAGATGCACCTGGACTGCGTGCAGATGAACGAGACGCTGGACCGCGTTAAGCAGAAGCTGGACGAGGAGACAAGGCTCCGCGAGGAGGCGGAGGGCACCCTGATAAGCTACCGCAAGGACGTGGATGATGCCACGATGTCCCGGCTCGAGCTGGAGAAGAAAGTCGAGTCGCTGCTGGATGAGATCGCCTTCCTCAGGAAAGTGCACGAGGAGGAGCTGCAGGAGCTGCAGGCTTCCCTGCAAGCCACACAG GTGTCAGTGGAGATGGACATGAGGGAGGGTAAACCCGACCTGGCCGTGGCCCTGAAGGACATCCGTGCCCAGTACGAGGTCCTGTCAGCCAAGAACCAGAACCAGGCGGAGGAGTGGTACCGCTCCAAGTTTGCCAGTGTGAATGAGGCGGCCGCCCGCAACCAGGATCAGGTTAAGCATAGCAGGGAGGAGCTAAATGAGTACCGCAGGCAGGTGCAGGCCCGTACCCTGGAGATCGAGGCCCTCAGAGGCCACAATGAGGCCCTGGAGAGGCAGATGGCTGAGATGGAAGACCGTCACAGCAACGAGATGGGAGAGATGCAG GAGACCATCCAGCAGCTTGAGTCTGCCCTCCGCAGCACCAAGGGTGAGATGTCCCGTCATTTGCGTGAGTACCAGGACCTGTTGAACGTCAAAATGGCCCTGGATATTGAGATCGCTGCTTACAG GAAGCTGCTGGAAGGTGAAGAGTGCCGTCTGAGTACAGTGGGCGGAAATATCCTGCAATCAGGCTACTCTGGCTACTCCTATTCGTCCGGCCGCTCTTACGCCCTGGGTTCCTCCGCCCCCTACAGGATGAGAGGAGCCAAGCCTGAGGaaccagaggaggaggaggatgaggaagagaaggaggaagaggagaatgaggaggaaggagaggaaggagaggaaggggaggagggagatgagaaTGCAGAGGAGAATGGAAACggtgatgaggaggaagaggaggaagaggaggaggaagatcaGAAGAAGAAAGATGAGAAGAATGGCAAGGATGAGAAGGatgagaagaagggagagaaaggaagTGCTCCCAGCAAGAGCACCAAGAGCTAA